In a single window of the Primulina huaijiensis isolate GDHJ02 unplaced genomic scaffold, ASM1229523v2 scaffold10255, whole genome shotgun sequence genome:
- the LOC140965496 gene encoding uncharacterized protein, whose product MSHDQERNIEFVWIKTNVLKVHIHRQGCMQQVKKLLRKVEGVYEVRIDAEEHKVTVLGNVDATKLIKSLVKSGKHAEIWPQKTSNRFEEDVYLNKMQSLINSPNICNHGEKMQMDDDCSDGNINGVGTTDTSIENLTNSSVSGVFSGPKNLNEGFPPYGYLYQLPSTIDAGIMVQQSISMLYNSVQNTHPMSSMMENNYVHQSRKMHTFNSLHHDQ is encoded by the exons ATGTCTCATGATCAAGAAAGAAACATCGAATTTGTATGGATAAAG ACAAATGTTTTGAAGGTCCATATCCACCGTCAAGGCTGCATGCAGCAAGTGAAGAAACTACTTCGGAAAGTTGAAG GTGTGTACGAAGTGAGAATTGATGCTGAAGAACACAAGGTAACAGTTTTAGGAAACGTAGATGCTACAAAATTGATCAAATCATTGGTCAAATCTGGTAAGCATGCCGAGATTTGGCCACAGAAAACGAGTAATAGGTTTGAAGAAGATGTGTACTTGAACAAAATGCAGAGTTTGATAAATAGTCCCAACATCTGCAATCACGGTGAAAAAATGCAAATGGATGACGATTGTTCTGATGGGAACATCAATGGTGTTGGCACCACGGATACCAGTATTGAAAATCTCACAAATTCAAGTGTTTCAGGAGTATTTTCTGGGCCAAAAAATCTGAATGAAGGGTTTCCTCCTTACGGTTATCTTTACCAATTGCCCAGTACGATAGATGCTGGTATCATGGTGCAGCAATCAATATCCATGCTGTACAATAGTGTACAGAATACTCATCCCATGAGCAGCATGATGGAGAATAACTATGTTCATCAGTCCAGGAAGATGCACACATTCAACTCACTTCATCATGACCAGTAG